From a region of the Pseudoxanthomonas sp. X-1 genome:
- a CDS encoding type II toxin-antitoxin system VapC family toxin: protein MIAIDSPVLVDLLTDGPQADAAEACLRQCLASGRVVVCDIALAEVCSALRNGAEALTVLEEMGIHFSALESKSALRAGEMQRRYRQRGGGPHALPDFLIGAHALLQCDALITHNHAFYRDYFKGLKLIAPRV from the coding sequence GTGATCGCCATCGATTCGCCCGTGCTGGTGGACCTGCTGACCGACGGTCCGCAGGCCGATGCGGCCGAGGCCTGCCTGCGCCAGTGCCTGGCCAGCGGCCGGGTGGTGGTCTGCGACATCGCCCTGGCCGAAGTCTGCAGCGCGCTGCGCAACGGCGCCGAGGCGCTGACGGTGCTGGAGGAGATGGGCATCCATTTCAGCGCGCTGGAATCCAAGTCGGCCCTGCGCGCGGGCGAGATGCAGCGCCGCTACCGCCAGCGCGGCGGCGGGCCGCATGCGCTGCCCGATTTCCTGATCGGGGCCCACGCGCTGCTGCAGTGCGATGCGCTGATCACCCACAACCACGCCTTCTACCGCGACTACTTCAAGGGACTGAAGCTGATCGCGCCGCGGGTCTGA
- a CDS encoding AbrB/MazE/SpoVT family DNA-binding domain-containing protein: MEATVAERGQITLPKAVRDALGLTKGTLLKVELDGSRIVLRKSVDDAISKARGRFALDGFDSPEAAVRAAREPAKR, from the coding sequence ATGGAAGCCACCGTTGCCGAACGCGGCCAGATCACGCTGCCCAAGGCGGTGCGTGACGCCCTGGGGCTGACCAAGGGCACGCTGCTCAAGGTGGAACTGGACGGCAGCCGCATCGTCCTGCGCAAGAGCGTGGACGATGCGATCTCCAAGGCGCGCGGCCGTTTCGCCCTGGATGGGTTCGACTCGCCCGAAGCGGCCGTGCGCGCCGCCCGCGAGCCGGCCAAGCGCTGA